The [Actinobacillus] rossii genome contains a region encoding:
- a CDS encoding putative helix-turn-helix containing protein produces the protein MDKELFERLIKGAEQMVAIEKGELEVPPENIHRFRIPNTKKIRTDSHLKQDEFAKALGVSKSLVQSWETQRRIPNGSSLKLLFLLEKQPSLINELRAL, from the coding sequence ATGGATAAAGAACTATTTGAACGCTTAATCAAAGGTGCAGAACAAATGGTCGCCATTGAAAAAGGTGAATTAGAAGTTCCTCCTGAAAACATTCACCGCTTTCGTATTCCCAATACGAAAAAAATTCGTACTGATAGTCATCTAAAACAAGATGAATTTGCCAAAGCATTAGGGGTAAGTAAATCTCTTGTGCAATCTTGGGAGACACAACGCCGAATTCCCAATGGTTCTTCATTGAAACTGCTCTTTTTGTTAGAAAAACAACCCAGTTTAATTAATGAACTTCGGGCCTTATAA
- a CDS encoding YcaO-like family, translating to MTEQTFIPGKDAALEDSIAKFQQKLTALGFNIEEASWLNPVPNVWSVHVRDKDCPQCFANGKGGSKKAALASALGEYFERLSTNYFFADYYLGQEIANGDFVHYPSEKWFEIEDDDMLPEGILDDYLLGYFDPEGELTPELLVDLQSGNYDRGIVAMPYVRQSDQQTVYIPQSIIANLYVSNGMSAGNTKHEARVQGLSEVFERYVKNKIIAEAISLPRIPDEVIAQYPTIQASIQKLEQEGFPILAYDASLGGQYPVICVILLNPNNGTCFASFGAHPNFQVAFERTVTELLQGRSLKDLDVFAPPSFNNDDVAEHANLETHFIDSSGLISWDLFKNDADYPFVHWDFSGTTQEEYANLMQIFNENGKEVYIMDYNHLDVYACRIIVPSMSDIYPADDLIYANNNMGMDWREILLDLPHFHHDEETYQELLDELDEQGIDDATRVREFIGIVPPPKSGWTTLRVGELKSMLYLALGDLELALDWANWTYNMNSSVFTPERANYYRCLISSIELFLDEERDAEQYRMVFEKMYGKSAVDFAWNAVQGGNPFYDLLADDEHLQKFAAHQKLLVAYAKLQKAKRENWK from the coding sequence ATGACAGAACAAACCTTTATCCCTGGCAAAGACGCGGCGTTGGAAGACAGTATTGCGAAATTCCAACAAAAATTAACCGCACTTGGTTTTAACATTGAAGAAGCATCTTGGCTTAACCCCGTACCTAATGTATGGTCAGTACATGTGCGTGATAAAGATTGCCCACAATGCTTTGCTAATGGTAAAGGTGGAAGCAAAAAAGCAGCGCTTGCCTCTGCTTTAGGTGAATATTTTGAACGCCTTTCTACTAATTATTTCTTTGCTGATTATTATTTAGGGCAAGAAATTGCTAATGGTGATTTTGTCCATTATCCAAGCGAAAAATGGTTTGAAATCGAAGACGACGATATGTTGCCTGAAGGCATTTTAGATGACTATTTACTTGGTTATTTTGATCCTGAAGGAGAATTAACGCCTGAATTATTAGTGGATCTACAATCGGGTAATTATGATCGCGGTATCGTAGCTATGCCTTATGTGCGCCAATCGGATCAACAAACCGTTTACATTCCACAAAGTATTATTGCGAATTTGTATGTATCAAATGGGATGTCTGCAGGCAACACAAAACACGAAGCGCGCGTGCAAGGTTTATCAGAAGTATTTGAACGTTATGTGAAAAACAAAATCATTGCTGAGGCCATTAGTCTGCCGCGTATTCCTGATGAAGTGATTGCACAATATCCGACCATTCAAGCGTCTATCCAAAAATTGGAACAAGAAGGATTCCCTATTTTGGCGTACGATGCATCATTAGGTGGTCAATATCCTGTTATTTGTGTGATTTTATTAAATCCAAATAATGGTACTTGTTTTGCATCATTTGGTGCACATCCTAATTTCCAAGTGGCGTTTGAGCGTACTGTCACAGAATTATTGCAAGGTCGCAGCTTAAAAGATCTCGATGTTTTTGCACCACCATCTTTCAACAATGATGATGTGGCAGAACACGCTAACCTTGAAACACACTTTATTGATTCAAGCGGTTTAATTTCATGGGATCTCTTTAAAAATGATGCGGATTATCCTTTTGTTCATTGGGATTTTTCAGGTACAACCCAAGAAGAATACGCAAATTTAATGCAAATTTTCAATGAAAACGGAAAAGAAGTGTACATTATGGATTACAACCATTTAGATGTGTACGCCTGCCGTATTATTGTGCCATCGATGTCAGATATTTATCCAGCCGATGATTTAATCTATGCCAATAACAATATGGGAATGGATTGGCGCGAAATCTTGCTTGATTTACCACACTTCCACCACGATGAAGAAACCTATCAAGAATTACTCGATGAACTGGATGAACAAGGTATTGATGACGCAACACGTGTGCGTGAATTTATTGGTATCGTGCCACCACCAAAATCAGGCTGGACAACCTTACGCGTAGGAGAATTAAAATCAATGCTTTATCTTGCCTTAGGTGATTTAGAGCTTGCGCTAGATTGGGCGAACTGGACATACAATATGAATAGCTCCGTCTTTACCCCTGAACGCGCCAACTACTATCGTTGCTTAATCAGCTCAATCGAATTGTTCTTAGATGAAGAACGTGATGCGGAACAATATCGTATGGTCTTTGAAAAAATGTACGGTAAAAGTGCGGTGGATTTTGCGTGGAATGCCGTTCAAGGTGGCAATCCATTCTATGATCTATTGGCGGATGATGAACATTTACAAAAATTTGCAGCACACCAAAAATTACTCGTCGCTTATGCAAAATTGCAAAAAGCCAAACGTGAAAACTGGAAATAA
- the gloB gene encoding hydroxyacylglutathione hydrolase — protein MLTPIPALNDNYIWVYGRENCSVIVIDIPEIINLLPFLQEKQLSVAAVLLTHKHHDHVGGVAAFKQYFPNVPIYGTDECAEQGATNIINEGVISVANYTIQVIPTGGHTEQHVSYLVDGYLFCGDVLFSAGCGRVFTGNYEQMFQSLQRLNVLPAETKICPAHEYTLNNLIFAESVLKEKSAVKKHRVLVEKWRAENHPSLPTTLELERQINPFLQAETLDEFKALRIAKDTF, from the coding sequence ATGTTAACACCAATTCCTGCTCTTAATGATAACTATATTTGGGTTTATGGACGAGAAAATTGTTCCGTAATTGTGATCGATATTCCAGAAATAATAAATTTATTGCCATTTTTACAGGAAAAACAGCTTTCTGTTGCAGCGGTTTTATTGACTCATAAGCATCATGATCATGTGGGTGGCGTTGCTGCTTTTAAACAATACTTTCCTAATGTGCCAATTTATGGCACTGATGAATGTGCTGAGCAAGGTGCAACCAATATAATTAATGAAGGCGTAATTTCGGTAGCAAATTATACTATTCAAGTGATTCCTACAGGTGGGCATACGGAACAGCACGTCAGTTATTTGGTGGACGGGTATTTATTTTGCGGGGATGTGCTTTTTTCTGCAGGATGTGGTCGTGTGTTTACAGGTAACTATGAACAAATGTTTCAATCTTTACAACGTTTAAACGTATTGCCAGCAGAAACAAAAATTTGTCCAGCTCATGAATATACGCTGAACAATCTTATTTTTGCGGAAAGCGTATTGAAAGAGAAAAGTGCGGTCAAAAAGCATCGTGTTTTAGTCGAAAAATGGCGTGCTGAGAATCACCCGAGTTTACCCACAACGTTAGAGTTAGAACGTCAAATTAATCCGTTTTTGCAGGCTGAAACATTGGACGAATTTAAAGCCCTGCGTATAGCCAAGGATACTTTCTAG
- the fabI_2 gene encoding enoyl-(acyl carrier protein) reductase — MGILTGKKILVTGLASNRSIAYGIAKAMKEQGAELAFTYLNEKLQPRVEEFAKEFGADIVLPLDVAADESITNCFAELSKKWEKFDGFVHAIAFAPGDQLDGDYVNAATREGYRIAHDISAYSFVAMAQAARPFLNPNAGLVTLTYLGAERAIPNYNVMCLAKASLEAATRVMAADLGKEGIRVNAISAGPIRTLAASGIKNFKKMLSAFEKTAPLGRTVTIEDVGNSAAFLCSDLASGVTGEVLHVDAGFSITAMGELGEE, encoded by the coding sequence ATGGGTATTTTAACGGGTAAAAAAATCTTAGTAACCGGTTTAGCAAGCAACCGTTCAATTGCATACGGTATTGCAAAGGCAATGAAAGAACAAGGTGCAGAATTAGCGTTCACTTATTTAAATGAAAAATTACAACCACGTGTTGAAGAATTTGCAAAAGAATTTGGTGCTGACATTGTATTGCCATTAGACGTTGCCGCTGATGAAAGCATCACAAACTGTTTTGCTGAATTAAGCAAAAAATGGGAAAAATTTGATGGTTTTGTGCACGCTATCGCATTTGCACCAGGCGATCAATTAGATGGTGATTATGTTAACGCCGCAACACGTGAAGGCTATCGTATTGCACACGATATCAGTGCTTACAGCTTTGTTGCTATGGCACAAGCTGCGCGCCCGTTTTTAAATCCTAACGCCGGTTTGGTCACATTAACTTATTTAGGTGCAGAACGCGCAATTCCTAACTACAATGTGATGTGTTTAGCGAAAGCATCACTTGAAGCCGCAACTCGCGTTATGGCAGCTGATTTAGGTAAAGAAGGAATTCGTGTTAATGCGATTTCTGCAGGTCCAATTCGTACTTTAGCGGCATCTGGTATCAAAAACTTCAAGAAAATGCTTTCTGCATTCGAAAAAACAGCACCATTAGGTCGTACGGTGACGATTGAAGATGTGGGTAACTCTGCAGCATTCTTATGTTCTGACTTAGCCTCTGGTGTCACGGGCGAAGTATTACATGTTGATGCCGGCTTTAGCATTACTGCAATGGGCGAATTAGGTGAAGAATAA
- a CDS encoding toxin HigB-2, whose translation MIDKWLTFIETPIFTEDRKKLLPDDEYQRLQAYMLENHHFGDYIPNTGGCQKIRWKLESNHKGKSGGIRVIYYTYTSKGKLFLMLVYSKSKKDNMSDTEKSLLKNIVTQITGE comes from the coding sequence ATGATAGATAAATGGCTGACATTTATCGAAACACCAATTTTTACTGAAGATCGTAAGAAATTACTTCCCGATGACGAATATCAGCGACTTCAAGCTTATATGCTAGAAAATCATCATTTTGGGGATTACATTCCGAATACAGGTGGTTGTCAAAAAATTCGTTGGAAGTTAGAAAGTAACCATAAAGGTAAAAGTGGAGGAATTCGGGTGATTTATTACACATATACATCTAAAGGAAAATTATTTCTAATGTTGGTTTATTCCAAAAGTAAGAAAGATAATATGTCCGATACTGAAAAATCATTACTTAAAAATATAGTGACACAAATCACGGGAGAATAA
- the yedI gene encoding inner membrane protein: protein MAFSSLFTLLDDIAAIMDDVSVMTKVAAKKTVGVLSDDLALNANQVSGKDISPDRELPIVWAVAKGSLWNKVILIPLALLLSVYLPAAINILLMIGGAYLCFEGAEKLLHKFFHKNEKPIDVHQEPKTESEKDKIKGAIRTDFILSAEIIIIALGAMQEADTLTRVLTLCALGIGITIFVYGLVGLIVKLDDIGLWLLQKKQNMSQQIGKFLIFIMPWFMKSLAVIGTIAMFLVGGSIFVHYLPAVHHFVESLHIPSAVSFLADLGVGLIIGLIACAVILPLLKVLEKLKA from the coding sequence ATGGCATTTAGCTCTTTATTCACATTATTAGACGACATCGCTGCCATAATGGACGATGTTTCCGTTATGACCAAAGTCGCGGCCAAGAAAACCGTGGGTGTTTTGAGTGACGATCTCGCGCTTAACGCAAACCAAGTCAGTGGAAAAGATATTTCCCCTGACCGTGAATTACCTATCGTATGGGCTGTTGCAAAAGGTTCATTATGGAATAAAGTCATTTTAATTCCATTGGCATTATTGCTTTCCGTTTATTTGCCTGCGGCAATTAATATCCTACTTATGATTGGAGGGGCTTATCTGTGTTTTGAAGGAGCGGAAAAGCTACTGCATAAATTTTTCCATAAAAATGAAAAACCGATTGATGTTCATCAAGAACCTAAAACAGAAAGCGAAAAAGATAAAATTAAAGGAGCAATTCGAACCGATTTCATTTTATCTGCCGAAATTATTATTATCGCACTTGGCGCAATGCAAGAGGCTGACACCTTAACGCGTGTGCTAACGCTTTGTGCGCTCGGAATTGGCATTACCATTTTTGTTTATGGCTTAGTGGGATTAATCGTTAAATTAGATGATATTGGTTTGTGGTTATTACAAAAGAAACAAAACATGTCACAACAAATCGGCAAATTTCTTATTTTTATTATGCCTTGGTTTATGAAATCTCTCGCAGTAATCGGCACGATAGCAATGTTTTTAGTAGGTGGCAGTATCTTTGTGCATTATTTACCTGCCGTTCACCATTTTGTTGAAAGTTTACATATTCCAAGTGCGGTCAGTTTTTTAGCTGATTTAGGTGTAGGACTAATCATTGGTCTTATCGCTTGCGCAGTTATTTTGCCACTACTCAAAGTATTAGAAAAATTAAAAGCATAA
- a CDS encoding type 11 methyltransferase, whose protein sequence is MKWRAKYPHSLNLPTSWQQLPNGSAYSTLLESYFERWFTRATGRRLLKVGGLSAEIHCKTECQQVLLTSETPQNLTALCQQNNIILIEDSLHELPFGDNTIDVCLLANTLNFTQDPHQLLREISRMLSDDGYLLLSLFNPLSKLLFKHYIGHFRYRHFCRWHIIDWLELLGFEILDSQILPIKHELKWLASQSVIVARKCSIPLSLQPQRVLFENQEILNPVSAFRETAHKI, encoded by the coding sequence ATGAAATGGCGCGCAAAATATCCCCATTCATTGAACTTACCAACAAGCTGGCAACAGCTTCCAAATGGTTCAGCTTATTCTACTCTACTTGAAAGCTATTTTGAACGCTGGTTTACAAGGGCTACAGGGCGACGCTTGTTAAAAGTGGGCGGTTTAAGCGCAGAAATTCATTGCAAAACAGAGTGCCAGCAAGTGCTACTTACGTCTGAAACACCCCAAAATTTGACCGCACTTTGTCAACAAAATAACATCATTCTTATCGAAGATAGCTTGCACGAATTGCCTTTCGGTGATAACACCATTGATGTTTGCTTACTTGCGAACACCTTGAATTTCACTCAAGATCCTCATCAACTATTACGTGAAATCTCTCGTATGCTGAGTGATGATGGTTATTTGTTATTATCTCTATTCAATCCATTAAGCAAACTGTTATTTAAACACTATATCGGCCACTTTCGTTATCGCCATTTCTGTCGTTGGCATATTATTGACTGGTTGGAATTGCTCGGCTTTGAAATCTTAGATAGTCAAATTCTTCCAATTAAACATGAATTAAAATGGTTAGCCTCGCAGTCCGTCATCGTAGCACGAAAATGCAGCATTCCCCTTTCCTTACAACCTCAAAGAGTGCTGTTTGAAAATCAAGAAATATTAAATCCCGTTTCCGCATTCAGAGAAACAGCCCATAAAATATAA
- the rnb gene encoding exoribonuclease II, translating into MFQNNPLLSQLKQQIRDSKQTVEGIVKSTDKAYGFLETEKESFFIAPPDMKKVIHGDKVKAVIEEIDGKKQAVPEELIEPMLTRFIAKVRFNKDKKLQVLVDHPNIKQPIGANQLKSVKEELQEGDWVVANLKTHPLRDDRFLFTNIQEFICRKDDEFAPWWVTLARHEQSRYPVSGQDNYPMLDTQTREDLTALHFVTIDSESTQDMDDALYIEKIEQNGSQTGWRLVVAIADPTAYIALDSQIEKDARQRCFTNYLPGFNIPMLPRELSDDLCSLMPNETRPALVCYIETDLAGEITNAPYFVSAEVQSKAKLAYNKVSDYLEQVENAWQPETAEIKQQVEFLHQFALARIQWRKTHSLLFKEKPDYSFVLAENGHVQEIKAEHRRIANQIVEESMILANICCAHYLDEKAKTGIFNTHKGFDTKFLTNAHNFLMANFANDENRAELETRYSTENLATLAGYCQMRHDIEPYEGDYYEFRLRRFLTFAEFKTELAPHFGLGLTGYATWTSPIRKYSDMVNHRLIKATLTSGECAKPSDEILARLQEARRQNRLVERDIADWLYCRYLNEQVESKPEFDAEVQDVMRGGMRVQLLANGASVFVPASTIHPNKEEMEVNNDEIALYINGERRYKIGDVVKLQLTKVKEETRSLIGNLLLP; encoded by the coding sequence ATGTTCCAAAATAATCCCCTATTATCTCAGCTCAAGCAACAAATTCGCGATAGTAAACAAACTGTTGAAGGTATCGTCAAAAGTACAGATAAAGCTTACGGCTTTTTAGAAACGGAAAAAGAAAGTTTTTTCATTGCGCCACCTGATATGAAAAAAGTCATTCACGGCGATAAAGTTAAAGCAGTAATTGAAGAAATTGATGGCAAAAAACAAGCGGTTCCGGAAGAACTGATTGAACCGATGTTAACGCGTTTTATCGCTAAAGTGCGGTTCAATAAAGACAAGAAATTACAAGTTCTCGTTGATCATCCCAATATCAAGCAACCTATTGGCGCCAACCAGCTGAAATCTGTCAAAGAAGAATTACAAGAAGGCGATTGGGTTGTGGCTAATTTAAAAACACACCCATTACGCGATGACCGTTTTTTATTTACTAATATTCAAGAATTTATCTGTCGCAAAGACGATGAATTTGCCCCTTGGTGGGTCACGCTCGCACGCCATGAACAATCTCGTTACCCTGTTTCAGGTCAAGATAACTACCCGATGCTCGATACACAAACACGCGAAGATTTGACCGCACTTCATTTCGTCACAATTGACAGCGAAAGTACGCAAGATATGGACGATGCGCTTTATATCGAAAAGATCGAACAAAATGGCTCACAAACCGGTTGGCGTTTAGTGGTGGCAATTGCTGATCCAACGGCTTATATCGCTCTTGACTCACAAATTGAGAAAGATGCACGTCAACGTTGTTTTACCAACTATTTACCGGGTTTTAATATCCCAATGTTGCCGCGCGAACTGTCAGATGATTTATGCTCTTTAATGCCAAATGAAACGCGTCCAGCATTAGTTTGTTATATTGAAACAGACTTGGCAGGTGAAATTACCAATGCGCCTTATTTTGTATCAGCAGAAGTGCAATCGAAAGCCAAACTGGCTTATAACAAGGTGTCTGATTATTTGGAACAAGTGGAAAATGCTTGGCAGCCTGAAACGGCAGAAATCAAACAACAAGTTGAGTTTTTACATCAATTTGCGTTGGCACGTATTCAATGGCGCAAAACTCACAGCTTGTTATTCAAAGAAAAACCTGATTACAGCTTTGTATTAGCCGAAAATGGGCACGTTCAAGAAATTAAAGCGGAACATCGTCGTATTGCGAACCAAATTGTGGAAGAATCGATGATCCTAGCGAATATTTGCTGCGCACATTATTTAGATGAAAAAGCGAAAACAGGAATTTTCAATACACATAAAGGTTTTGATACCAAATTCTTAACCAATGCACATAATTTCTTAATGGCAAATTTTGCTAATGACGAAAATCGTGCAGAATTAGAAACACGTTACTCCACGGAGAATTTGGCAACCCTGGCGGGATATTGCCAAATGCGCCATGATATTGAGCCGTATGAAGGCGATTATTATGAATTTCGTTTGCGCCGTTTTTTAACTTTTGCAGAATTTAAGACTGAATTAGCACCGCACTTTGGTTTAGGTTTAACAGGCTACGCCACTTGGACATCACCAATTCGAAAATACTCGGATATGGTCAACCACCGTTTAATTAAAGCCACCTTAACCAGCGGCGAATGTGCAAAACCTAGCGATGAAATTCTCGCTCGGTTGCAAGAAGCACGCCGTCAGAACCGTTTAGTTGAACGTGATATTGCCGATTGGCTCTACTGCCGTTATTTAAATGAACAAGTAGAAAGCAAACCAGAGTTTGATGCTGAAGTTCAAGATGTAATGCGTGGCGGAATGCGTGTGCAATTGCTTGCCAACGGTGCAAGCGTTTTTGTGCCAGCCTCAACTATTCACCCGAATAAAGAAGAAATGGAAGTCAACAATGACGAAATTGCTCTTTATATCAACGGCGAACGCCGATACAAAATTGGCGATGTGGTGAAATTACAATTAACAAAAGTGAAAGAAGAAACACGTAGTTTGATTGGTAATTTATTATTACCTTAA
- a CDS encoding metal-binding protein, translating to MMNNIELEQILNQKLNSNAINDYAPNGLQVEGKVNIKKIITGVTATQALIDAAVAKNADAILVHHGYFWKNENPCIRGMKGKRIKTLLVNDINLYGYHLPLDVHPELGNNAELARLLGIENLQPLESSPNSIPMWGELAESISIQDFAARIEHVLNRKPTVCNAEELSENRPHIIRKVGICTGGGQNYIDLAAQMGCDAFISGEISEQTTHSAREQGIHYIACGHHATERYGIKALGEWLEKVYDFDVEFVDIDNPA from the coding sequence ATGATGAATAACATTGAACTTGAACAAATTCTTAATCAAAAACTCAACAGCAATGCCATTAACGATTACGCCCCTAATGGTTTGCAAGTTGAAGGTAAAGTCAATATCAAAAAAATCATTACTGGCGTTACCGCTACGCAAGCATTAATTGATGCCGCTGTTGCCAAAAATGCCGATGCAATTTTAGTTCATCATGGTTATTTTTGGAAAAATGAAAATCCTTGCATTCGCGGAATGAAAGGCAAACGTATTAAAACCTTATTAGTAAATGATATTAACTTATATGGTTACCATTTGCCTTTGGATGTTCATCCTGAACTAGGCAATAATGCAGAGCTCGCTCGCTTACTTGGTATTGAAAATTTACAACCGTTAGAAAGTTCCCCAAACAGTATTCCTATGTGGGGCGAGCTAGCAGAATCGATTTCAATTCAAGACTTTGCCGCACGAATTGAACATGTATTAAATCGCAAACCGACAGTTTGTAATGCCGAAGAACTCTCCGAAAATCGACCGCACATAATCCGTAAAGTGGGCATTTGTACGGGCGGTGGGCAAAATTATATTGATCTTGCCGCTCAAATGGGTTGTGATGCTTTTATTAGTGGTGAAATATCCGAACAAACCACCCATTCCGCACGTGAACAAGGCATCCACTACATTGCTTGCGGTCACCACGCCACAGAACGCTATGGCATTAAAGCTCTCGGTGAGTGGCTGGAGAAAGTATATGATTTCGATGTGGAATTTGTGGATATTGATAATCCTGCCTAA
- the ligA_1 gene encoding DNA ligase — MKKILLIMWLLLVVQSAVGNPPDLMLLQSYEKQDITGWVMSEKLDGIRGYWDGKQLYTRQNQILTPPHYFLQHFPPFAIDGELFSERGQFEKISSIIRSQKDTGWETLALHVFDVPNAQGDLHQRLATLAHYLNTHPTPYIKIITQIPVQSSQHLQAFLTEIEKLGGEGVVVRNPNAPYEFGKRSSQILKFKTAFDEECTVIEHHKGKGQFENILGALTCENHRGRFKIGSGFNLEERTTPPPIGSVITYKYRGLTNSGKPRFATYWREKK, encoded by the coding sequence ATGAAAAAGATCCTTTTGATAATGTGGCTCTTATTAGTCGTTCAAAGTGCGGTGGGAAATCCACCAGATTTGATGTTACTGCAAAGCTATGAAAAACAAGATATTACAGGCTGGGTAATGAGCGAAAAATTGGATGGTATCCGTGGATATTGGGACGGTAAACAGCTTTATACAAGACAGAACCAAATTCTTACACCACCCCATTATTTTTTACAACATTTTCCACCTTTTGCTATTGATGGCGAGTTATTTTCTGAACGTGGTCAATTTGAAAAAATTTCATCTATTATCCGTTCACAGAAAGATACAGGTTGGGAAACATTAGCCTTACACGTGTTTGATGTGCCCAATGCACAAGGCGATCTCCATCAACGATTAGCAACATTAGCGCACTATTTAAACACTCACCCTACGCCTTATATCAAAATAATTACGCAGATTCCTGTACAATCTTCACAACATTTACAAGCCTTTTTGACAGAAATCGAAAAATTAGGCGGTGAAGGGGTTGTCGTGCGCAATCCTAATGCGCCTTATGAATTTGGTAAACGAAGTTCACAAATACTTAAATTTAAGACCGCATTTGATGAAGAATGTACAGTTATTGAACACCACAAAGGCAAAGGACAATTTGAAAACATACTTGGAGCATTAACCTGTGAAAACCATCGCGGGCGCTTTAAAATCGGTTCAGGTTTCAATTTGGAAGAACGCACAACACCACCACCGATTGGTTCGGTGATTACGTATAAATATCGCGGCTTAACCAATTCCGGTAAACCCAGATTTGCTACTTATTGGCGAGAGAAAAAATAA
- the cobC_1 gene encoding Alpha-ribazole phosphatase: MKTIYLVRHAESLANSGGRSLPDREIPLSETGQKQAENLITRLPAIPYIFTSEFLRTQQTAAPYLSHWHLNAQPLAELNEFSYLPLEWINNITAEQRYPISAAYWARANPFEKCCQNTDSFAEFSQRVDDFLVNATNFPEQTLCFTHGIWIAMLTWKLLGFQTNTSDKMKQFRQFQAHLPMGNTAIWELQQNNQGNWQIRSSAL, translated from the coding sequence ATGAAAACCATTTATCTTGTACGTCATGCAGAAAGTTTAGCCAATTCAGGCGGTCGCAGTTTACCTGATCGTGAAATTCCATTAAGTGAGACAGGGCAAAAACAAGCGGAAAATCTGATTACCCGATTGCCCGCAATCCCCTATATTTTCACATCGGAATTTCTGAGAACTCAACAAACTGCTGCGCCTTATTTATCTCATTGGCACCTGAACGCACAACCACTAGCTGAGCTCAATGAGTTTTCTTATTTGCCTTTGGAATGGATTAACAATATAACAGCAGAACAACGCTATCCGATTAGCGCTGCTTATTGGGCGCGCGCCAATCCATTCGAAAAGTGCTGTCAAAATACGGACAGTTTTGCTGAATTTTCACAACGAGTTGATGATTTTCTCGTCAACGCGACAAATTTCCCTGAACAAACACTTTGTTTTACGCATGGTATTTGGATTGCCATGCTAACTTGGAAATTGCTCGGTTTTCAAACCAACACATCAGATAAAATGAAACAATTCCGCCAATTTCAAGCGCACTTACCAATGGGAAATACGGCGATTTGGGAATTACAACAAAATAATCAAGGAAACTGGCAAATTCGCTCATCGGCTTTGTAA